In the genome of Arachis hypogaea cultivar Tifrunner chromosome 9, arahy.Tifrunner.gnm2.J5K5, whole genome shotgun sequence, the window GACCCCAACAAGACTTCAGTTTCCTATTGATATGTTTCAATTCTTTATCTGAAGGAAATTTGTATTTCATAACCTGGATATTTAGACGCAGGCAACATTGGCTCCATATTCAAATGACAAATATTCAACTTAGTGACAAATATTCAAATGAGACACAATACCAAAGAATCAATTGTGTTAAGTGCTTCAATAAGCTCGGACATTGTATGTGTGGAGTTTTGACGAGAAAATAAACTGCTCAGATAACTGCAATAGTAGAAAAGCGTATAAACCAATACATTAATTTTCATCAAAGAATACTACAAGATAATATCCAAGACATACTCTGTTTCAGAATCAAATTTTGCAAAGAAAAAATGTGAAGGGATAAGGTACCTGTCAAAGTCAATAACTTGATGGAGTGCAACTGAACTGCGCAAAGCAGCTAAAGCCAACTGCATTAAAAGACCCAATCATATAGATATTAAGATTGGAGGCAAAAAGGTTTATAACTAATTTGAACTAGAAGGTTGGAACTAGATTGGCGATAAACTGTAGAGGGTGTTTGGTTTGTTGCCTGGTTCTATTTTAGACAAAATATTTGAGAAACATAACATTGTTTTCTGTTAACCAGTCTCTCCAAAACATCAATTAATTTGAATACATCGGTTGCCTTTAATAAAATGAATTTCATTAATTCGTGTCACAACACAGTAGATACAATACGGAGTTCTGAAAGTTACATAATATTGTTAGACTACCTGCGCAGGAGGAAATAAAAGTGGTGCATCTGTAAGCATCATTTTATCAATTTCCAATCTAGCTGTGTCTTGTAATCTCTACACATCACGAGAAAAAGTAAGTTATTTTGAATTTTCAACATCCTGGAATTCACTCAATAAAACAACAGTTAAAACAGACAACTGTAGCTCCGAAAATCTGTCATAGGATTATGGCGTATGGTGTAGCGGGAAATGGCTGAAATGGTGGATGGACTGAAAATCTATCAATATTAGCAACTTTCTACTCATAAAGCATGCAATTAATTCAGCAAATTCAAcaaataaacacaatattaagtcATAACAGACCAAAAACATAAGAGATCATGAGTAGTGACCCTATGTAAATTGAAATAAAGGATAAAGAATACAGGTTCAGAACTTCAAACTGAATGGAAGAGAGGAACAAACCAGAAaaaccaaaatattaaaaaagaaaagaaaagaaaaaaaggataagataaggtAATGTTTTTGTAAAGTGAGGGAAGGAAAAGTTGGAAAAGAAAACCATCTAGCGTGGAGGAGGAGGGCCAACTGCTGCCAGCAGCAATGCTGCGGTGCGAGATGCTGCAACGGCTTCTTCGTCGAGCAGCAGATGGCGCCTCCAGCAGCAGAGAGAACAACGAAGAGGGGAaaacagaggaggaggaggaggagcgcAGCACACAGCGGTAATGCTATTGGCAGTTCTTCCAGATGCGAAGAGGTAGGAAGTCCGACAGAGAGGGAAGAGATTTTTGGGTTGGTGAGGGAACCAGAGGCTAAAGCTAGTGTCTGAGAATTTGAGCTCTCTAACTTGGCTATTATGGTTTCCTAAGTGACCAAAATAACCATCaaatgcaaaaagaaaaaattacacCCAAGCCTCCAATTTCCGCCATTCACATTGCGGACCACCATAGCGTAATGGCGGTGGCCCCAAAACCCGCCACATCATTTCCCCATGGCACCATGATAACCACAATTTTGAAACACTGATCACAATGTATTCTTGCATGAGTAAATGTATAAAATAATGATTTCCCccttaagaaaaaaagaaaaaatatggaaATCATCTCAGACCAGTATTTTGGATAGTAGTAGTACCTTCAACATTTGAAGCTGGTCCTCGCTAGCATTGCAAAAGTCCTTTCATCATTGCCATTGATCACAAATTCCAGCATAAAATAAGATCAGTAGTAAAATCCAATGATAATAGCAGACAAATATAAAAATCATGCCATTCAAtatgatgtaaaaaaaatagacaatttaatttaaaattccacTCATTGACCAACCAAAGCATACCTCCATATCATCCATAAAACCTTCAAGTGAACGATATGGTGCATAAACAATAAGATCAAATTCCAAACTCTACAAAACAAGTATTTCATATCATCAAAGAATAAAagttaagataataataaaaagatacatAGACAGATATGTTAAGCCTATCCATGCCTGATAAACTATCATCTCATTATTGAGAATCATTTGATGATCCTGTGAGATCCCTTTACCAAGCTCCTCAGCAGAGACATGGTTTTCTTCTATCTTACAAGCAGCATATATGCAGGTCAACCTATAAAAATTCAGTCCAAGTTATTGACAGGCTAACACGTAATAAAAACATTTAactaaaaaacaaaatcaaagatTTAAAGCCAGGAAATCAGCTCTATCTTGATCATAACATTGCTTGGTTTGGGTGGATGCTGGTGTCAGATGAAGGTGAGGGTGAAGAGAGATGGCGAGGGATGGAGAAGGTATAACAAgaacatatattttttcttcCCTCTTTTGGTGGTTGCTTCCAAGGACTTGATTACAAAACTTTAGCAATTCAAAATCACGGACCTAATTACAAATAAACCACAGGAACCAACCAAATAACTAAACCttgaaaaacaattaaaatttacaaatacAACCCTGGCTTGGATGAACTGTAATACAGCAAGCTGCACAAGTAATCAATCAAACAATTACAACAAAAGTAGGATTTTACGCGCAAGCCccctagaataaaaaaaaaaaaaggttttcgTTTGAAGTCTAAGACTTTTAAATTCCCAATAAACTGAATGCATGAAAAATCTTATAAGGTTTccactttttttttaatcatttagCAAAACCCTTATAAATAATATGTAACTGTTCATCTTTAATCCAAACTCCAAAGGTCATCTTATAGGAATCTGACCAGTCAAAATTGGGCCTCTGCTGTACAGCGCCTGACGACAACAGGATATAGGTATTAGGGAAaggaatttcaaaaaaaaaaaaaaaactgtgcaGAAGGAACTAGGAAACTTCAGGGACTCTAGGACACCCTCTGCTCTTGTAGATCCAGAACACCAATGAATGCACACCGTTTTCTAGGTATATTACTCTATTTCTTTGTACTCTGAACCAGTTATCACATATATAGACTGAGACAAATCACAAACCTTACATTATATGTTTTGGCTGATGTTCCATTACTGACCAGTGCAGGTAGAACCTTTTAAAATAGATAAGGGCCGTTGCCTACATATCATAATGTTTACAAAATTAGTTCATAAACACAGACTGTTTATAAAATCTGGAAACTGAAGAGGAGCTTGCATACCTGGATCTTATGAGGGAAGTGGAAATTTTTACAAACTTCTTGTAGCTTGTTTTCATAAAACACTTTTATAGATTGTTCTTCTTCAATACTGAGAGGTTTTGACCGAGAATGCTTTTCAGCTGACACAAAATAATACCCTTCTTAACAGttagaaattttaaataaactatCACGAGCAACACAAAGCattttccaaagcaattgaaaaTTAGAAGACAGAGCATTATCAACATCCTAAGAAAGGAATGAGTGAATTCTCCTGAAATCACATTTACCATTATCCTTCACAGAATTCTGAGGTTCAGGATATGACATTGTCCCATCACTATCTACTTCCATCAGAGTTGCTCCACACTattaagaaaatagaaaatttaatagCCATCATTAACCAGATATAAACTTAAAAATGTTCAATGAAACGTTATTTATGTAGgaactaaaataaaacaaaaaaataatcccTGCATGATTAGACCACAAACATCCAAAAATGAAAAATGTTGACCTCCATGCTTTCTGATTGAAAATGTTGCAAATTAAAAATGTATTTATAAGAACAGCAAaagcgaaaaagaaaagaaaaaaacagatATACTTGAACAGCAAAagcgaaaagaaaagaaaagaaaagggggggggggggaggagaTTCACAAGCACATTATAGAAGTATACATACCTTCTCTAAAGTTTGTATGGCTCTCTGACTAGCATCTCTATATTTTTCAACCTAAGACAAAAACAGATATACTTGAACCATAAAGCATACATAATACAGGAGAAAATAGAATTTCATCAAACTTTTGCATCAATTGCACATTTAAGAATTAAAATTCAACCTACTCAGCAATTTACAAATCTAAAATTATCTCCATGTAAAGCATAATATGAGCTTATCCAGAAATTAAATTATCATTCAGTGGTGAAGGAACATAAGAGACTATACCTCATGAGTCATGATTTATAGTTTCTTTTTCAAAGAAGTCCTTACAGCCAGAAAAGAAACATAGATGAATAGAAATGATAGAAAGAAACAAGTACCAACTGTTGAGGAGTGAAGATCCACTTGGCACGGTGGGTAGAGGTCAGAAAATCCGCCATGTCCAATCAGAAAACTGTTGGCCAAATGCTCTAGTATGCACATTTATGATATTAGTAAGCACATTTATAAGGGGAACAACATAAATTATGTTAGTGATGGACAAAAACATCAATGAAAGAAACAGTAGCCATGATTTTCCCTAAGAACGGCATCTGGGTTCAAGTGTAGCAATGGTTCCTTGATGTTCTGATCATTATAAATGTGTTTGgataaataaagaattttaaaatttgagagaaTTTTAAATGCTATTAAATTTAATTCATCAATTGAACTTGCTTCATTTACAAAGTTCCATTTTCCAAAAATTAAACCTAGTAAACATAAACAAGGAGAAAACTATAAAATTCAAAGAACTCATATTCCTTggaggcatttcatcaaacaccttcaTTACACAAAAACATTCCTTCCTCACAATCCCTTCACGCTACATCTTTGAACTATCAATCATTCCCCTTGATCAAACCAAGAACCATCATACTTTTGTACCAATTCGAGGGAGTTCACATATGGCATATTCAAAGAGCTTTCTTTATTAAGCAGAAGAGTGAGAGAAATACCTCAGACTCCTCCAGAGATGTCGGTTTCAGAAGTAGCAGCAAAGATGATGAAGGAGCTGGTCACGGAGAAATAGGGGTGAAATTGCAATATTGCATTTTTGCAAGCACCGATAGTTTGAAAGCTCAAAGTATTCCGGGATGAGGGTGAGTCAGATAGCGCACTTCACTGCAACACTTGTTTAGGGAGCGTCACTGTAATGCTGAAAAGCGTGTATATTTCGTAATTAAAATGAATTTAGTTAGCATATAATATTGACAAGCGCAGCATGGGCAATAATAAAATGTATATGAACAATGATCCTAATTTATAATTATCAATTTAGGCTAGTGGGCAATTCAcataaacaacatagaattgtgTACTGAAAGAGTTAAAGTACACAGCTGACCTCTAAAATTTTTCTTTGGCACATTTTTCTTTGAAACTTAACATTTAACATTGTCTTAATGCTTTTGCACTTTCCCTAAACGTATGTTCCCGTTTCCCACCCTTTTTACATTTCAGGTTAATCATAGTGACACATTTTGCATGATCCAAAAGAAAGTGTTCTTCACTATGAAGTCCAAGTGCAGAACAAAACAGCACCATCTTTCCATTcccaaagaaaataaaagggaaaggAATAGAAAAGAAGGAAAACACAATATATTGTTTGATATGAATAACACATTTAAGGGGGAGAAAGggtcaaaaatagaaaattaacccAAACCGTAACCTAACACTGAAATGAAAAGAAGTTTCTGTATAAAAGAAATAATGATAAAGATTAATCCAGAACAACCTTAAATTACTTGCAGCATGTTGTTGTCTCCTTCGAAGACCCAATTTTTAACCCAGCGCGCAAGCGTCGGTAGAGAACTCGGCTCCGGCTGCGATGGGAAGAGGTAGTCGATCGGCAGTGGCACGAGACAGTTGCGTTAGTAGCTCGTACGTTTTATAAGCATGGAGGTGTGGAAAAAGGCAGAATTTTACATAAAAGTACTAATATTTTGACCAGGGTTGCAAACGGGCATGCTTGCCCGCCCCGCCTAAGTCCGCCAGGGCGGGCCAGCCCGCCTCGTCTGACTGAACGGGCTTCTTTACTCTTTTTGGGTTACAAACATGCATGTCCACCCGCCCCGACTAAGCATGCGGGGCTGGCGGCCCGCTCCTTCTAACAGAAGGGCTGTAAACACtaacccgccccgccccgccctgACCTGACTTGCCTAAGCCCGCCAGAGCGCCCCGTCTAACTGAACTGGCTGCAAACACTAGTCCGCCCCGCCAAGAATGCTTCTTTACTCTTTTTGGGTTGCAAACCAGCATGCCCGCCCGCCCCAATCCGTCTAAGCCCGCCCGGACGGGCCAACCCACCCCGTCTAACCGAACGAGCTGCAAACACTAGCCCCCCCGCGCAAGAATGCTTCTTTACTCTTTTTGGGTTGCAAACGGGCATGCTCGCCCTCCCCGGCCGTCTAATCCAGCCGGAAAGGCGGGCGCCCCGTCTAACTGAACTGGCTGCAAACACTAGCCCGCCCCGCCAAGAAtgcttcttctctttcatttttttttttcggGTTGCAAAGGAAAAAATTACAAACTTTATAGAACAAAAGCAGCACAGCAGATTAGCAGAAACGAGGCACAACAGAGAGAACAGCCGATGAGGGAAGAGATTCACCTGAACTGACGCGGTGGTCGGTGGAAGCACCAGGGCGAGGATCGGCGAGCACGGGGTGGAGACTGGAGAGAGCAGGAGAACGAGTCAGTGGAGCAGAGGATGAGGGACCATTGGTGCCATTGCCACCCTAATTTTGATACAATAGAATATGgaatgaaaaagtaatttttttttttttttattttgaacaaTTACCTAGTCCCTCAAGTTTTTATAGTAAGACATTTTAGTCCTTTATATCCTAAAATATACATAACGatctttaatatttatttttgttaaataatataatttttttgttagtcACCCCGGTTTTATCTTAAGTGAAATAAAAGACTACtttaataaagatattaaaaatatcatttttaaagatatttacatgtgttgtattattattaaatatttttattaaactgattaataatttattttttaataaactaaaacaaaattagtttattatagcaacaataataaactcaattatccttattataattattagatctaGTTTGATCCGATCAATTTACACAATCTGAATCgaattatgtttaaattttagatttagatcctctaaagtttgaatttcagtttagagagtaaagtgtgatcttctgcCCTTGAataatttctctttcatatttatttttggccccacctataaaatcaatggtgagagatcacattttattctctaaagtgaaattcaaactttagaggatccaaatccttaaattttttagtaaaaagacaaatatatccttaactttttgttttgcagacatttaaatccctaaaaatttaaaaatacaattaggtccctagaaaaaaaaatcttacctTATCCCTCTGTCATtttccaagcccaaatccaacccCAATATCTCACTAATCTCTCAAGCTGacccgaaaaagaaaaaaacttagCCATAACGTCTCTTTCCTCTCCTTTTTTTCATTGAAGCTCGAGCTCTCATCTCTTTGCTCACtggctcaatctcaagctttctCCCTCTCTCGTTTCCGGTCAAGCACTCAAGGTCCTTGTTGCTCTTTGTGTCATCAGTCGTCACCATCTTGTCAGTCGTCACCGTCTCGCACTCAGTCGCGCTTGCATGCCTTTCTTGAGCTCGTCGTCGCTGGCAGAAGAAGCAGCTGGTAGGAGTTACTAGGGCTGCCGGCACAGAACGTGCAACACAGCAATCCACTATTGCATACAAAGGCGGATGCAGTGATGTTGATGTAGGTATGGCAGAGGCTGGAGGAGGAGCAGTTAAGTGGCGACATAAGAAGCGTTTGAGTGCAGTTGAGGTAAACAATGGTATTGGAGCTTGTGATGTTGAAAGGGAGGGTACTGTTGAGCTGAATCCTTTGGTGAACCTTATCGGTGGTGACACACGTGTTCGGCAGGAAAGACACAGGACAGATAACGAGGCATTGGGACTGAGAGTTTATGGACTCGATCGGGTAAGAGTTTTTGAGCTTGTCGAAGACGAGAGTGTTGGAGGTACAATGGATCTTGTAGGCGGGATCGCCACAGGTTGGGTTGGTGCTTAGTGGGAATGGGACAATGGCATTGCTGCACCGGGGGCATGGGATTGCTAGTGTCACGTGAGGAGCACGTGAGATGAAAAGAAGGGATGATAGAAGGAAGAGAAGGAGGTTGGTTGGGGATAAGAGCAGGAGatatgtttgttttgtattgGCAAAGAGCTGCTAGTTATGGGCAGACTAGAATATTTGGCATTTTGCAGTTTGTTGCTACACAATCAACACCAGCTCCTTGTCCTACTGCTCAGGTAATTGATTTTGATTATGTATTGTTGTTTGCTGTTATGTTTAAATGTGGCCTAACTTCGCTAGAATTTCAgtgaaataaaatagaaaaataatatgacATTTTCTTTGTTTGTGTCCTGGGATGCAGGTTTAGAGAAAAAGTATCTCTAAAAAGTGAGAATTTGGCTGCAGCTTCTACTGACAACATAGATGCAAAGCCTGAATCCAAGCCTATCGACAAACAGGTAATACTTTAATAGTAAGTTTTGTAGGAAGCTTCTCTGTATTTTGAAATTACATTTAGGTGAATAGATAATTACTAATTAAGTATTTGGATTGGAATCATGACATTGACCGTTGGTTGGAAAACTTAGTCATTCTTCTGCATCTAGTAATTACTGATGGATGGCATAAGTTGGTTTGAATTAGTAATAGAAGCAGCAGATATCAACAAGCCATTATTAGCACAAGAAATGAAAATACGAACCattttataatagaaaatttTCACACAAAAATAACTTGTTAATGGATATACCTTGTTAGTTGTTAGTGGATATCTAATAACCTTCATTCTTCAAATGTATTCAGTTTTATTCTCTATTTGTTATTTTGCAGAGATAAAGTTGTTTGTCATTGTCTTTCCTATTAGCTTTGGATACTTTGGTGCATTTAAAGTACTGGCAAACCAATTATTTAGATTAAATATCTCTAAACTTTTTTTCCTGTTTAAAAAAAATGTCTCTTATAGGTGAAGGTCTTTTTTGCCATTCCTAAAACTGTTGCAGCAAAAATTGAGTTGCCAGATGGAGTTGTACTTCAAGGTGTATTTTCTCCATGGAAACAAACTATGACCCTCTATGAGGTTTGTCCTTCAACAAATTTGATACtttattttgagagaaaaaattcAATCATGAAAGTTGGAAATTTCTTGAGCTAACTATTTATTGTCAGATAACTATAATTGCAATTTACAAAGAAGTCCCTAGTTTTATAAAATGAtttatgttgtatgtatgtatattgtTGTAAACTCATGTAATACATTTTGGATGGATTTGACTTTTACTTTGCATATCCTCCATCTTTTATCAGTTTAGTGTTTTTTCTGGGACTGCTACTCAGCACTGTTCTTGATTTTCATGTTGATGATGCAGTTTGTCAACTCTGCTTTGAAACAACCAGGTTTGGAGTTTGAGCTAATACATCTGGTAGTAGCCCGACAGCGGACAATTCCTCAGTTCACCAAAGCAGGGAAGAATAGTAAAACATTGGAGGATGAGGACTTGATACCTTCAACTCTAATTAACTATCAGTTTAGTGTTTCAAGGCACTTGGTACCTTCAGCTATAATTAAGTTCTTAAGTGGAGGCTTTTTTGAAGAGAcggacttttgcgtggtctagaattcagaataaattcccgttgcaagtatagcttctaaaccaacaaaagtcctttcttacaaacgttttggttgtcactagtaacaaacccctgataaaattgataactgaagtatttaaacctcgggtcgtcttctcaaggaattgcagggaggtgttcttattattggttatgcaaaggtatattttggggtttttaaaagggttgaacaagtaatttaattgacaagaaaaataaattaataattaataaaactcttggcaaggtatgagaattggaattcctatcctagttatccttatcaggtgtgatgaaaattggattttaatcccacttagttatcccttattaaacaaaggaaggtcaagtggactaattagtttgatcctcaagtcctagtcaatccctgtgggaggactagctttagagcgatctagataaattagaatctgccaatttcaaccactgttgagtttgacaactcaagagttaccaattaatcaaccaaaaccaagaatatagaaagctaaattaaaatcataaataactagaatacctcaaattaaattgaatggagatgtcaattctaacatggaaaagttcataagccaattgggcaacataaatcaaatacaaataaaagcttcagagtaaacaaaaatagaagagaaacataaattattgaacctggtacgaagaaacaatcctaatgactaaaggagatcctaatcctaaaacctaagagagaggagagaacctctctctctctctctaaaaactacatctaaactatgaaaagtgtgtattatgaatgtatgaattgatgtcctgagtctctgcatgttccctgactttaatatgtgtttctgggccgaaaactgggttgaaatgcggcctggaatctgtgccagcgacttttgtaattctacagatcgcgcacgtcacgcgtccgcgttgtctacgccttcgcgtcactcagcatttctcgtaccacgcgtgcgcgtcgtccatgctttcgcgtcgttcgtgcagcttccaatcccgCGGTCGCGTCAAGCACCGAGCGCGTCCCAGTAATTCCTTCTATTTCGcacggtcacgtgagccatgcgaccgcgtgacttctcgctggtcatctcctcagttctttgtgttccttccatttttgcatgcttcctcttcgtTCCTTACgccatttctgccctatgaagtctgaaacacttaacatacagatcacggcatcgaatggtatgaggaaagataaaaatatacaactaaaaggtccttaggaagcaagttattaatcatagaatatttttaggaaggaattgtaaatacatgctcatcatatgaataagtgggtgaaaagcttgataaaaccactcaataaaacacaatataaaccataaaatagtggtttatcaattttCTTTATAAGTTTTCCCAGCTACCACTTGCCAACATCTGCCTTTTAGgccactttttcttcttttgtatttttcCTCAACAAATGGGCTTTCTCACCTTTCATCTGTAGTTTTTGGCCCCAATTAATTAACTATGGCCTATTACCAATGCATGTAATAAAAAACATAATTTGATATaccaaatgaaaaaaatttataatttaagctTAGTACTAGGAAAAAAGCAGAATATGTTATAACATTAACCTATTTTAacatgtttggtgtcttttatgATGTTTATATTTGCTGTGTTGTTATTGGTGCGAAATTTATAATCcacaactaaccggcaagtgcaccgagtcgtaccaagtagtatctcaggtgaatgagggtcgatcccacgagaattgatggatgaAGCAACAATGAtcgagtgattggcttagtcagacaaacagaaaaggatGTTTTGAAAgttcaattgcattaaatagtAATTCAGAGAATCAAAAGCAAAtagtaaacaagttgtgaataatatatggagaaacaattaagccttcagagatatctatcttccggattgacctttcatactaactattttaatcatgcaagatttaattcatggcaaactatatgtgactaaaccctaattccttag includes:
- the LOC112710826 gene encoding cyclin-H1-1 encodes the protein MADFLTSTHRAKWIFTPQQLVEKYRDASQRAIQTLEKCGATLMEVDSDGTMSYPEPQNSVKDNAEKHSRSKPLSIEEEQSIKVFYENKLQEVCKNFHFPHKIQATALIYFKRFYLHWSVMEHQPKHIMLTCIYAACKIEENHVSAEELGKGISQDHQMILNNEMIVYQSLEFDLIVYAPYRSLEGFMDDMEDFCNASEDQLQMLKRLQDTARLEIDKMMLTDAPLLFPPAQLALAALRSSVALHQVIDFDSYLSSLFSRQNSTHTMSELIEALNTIDSLVMKYKFPSDKELKHINRKLKSCWGQSSHDEGKKREKKSKHKSKKSSSEAHNAPPPA